A portion of the Halalkalicoccus tibetensis genome contains these proteins:
- a CDS encoding archaea-specific SMC-related protein: MSSDQGTTAGVDIEKIGGIDATSVEFTPGVTVLAGRNATNRTSFLRSLMAALGSERVSLKGDADQGSVSLDLGGESYTRTLTRTDGGVAFAGDPYLDDPQLADLFAFLLESNPARRAVVRDDDLRELILRPVDVDAIEARISQFQAEKRSIDDQLSELSEAERELGSLEEEHARVTNRLETAEADLEEARESLTTVQRSDSEGTGSDRLDSLRETQSQLEDVTYDLETEEESVSSLEAEREELEAELEELSTVDEDELDDLAGEIERVRGRKRELEEIVSQLQTVIQFNERITDEGVTDLLGEEEREGTRTEADGGSVTDQLLADQSNEVTCWTCGSEVGTEEIESTVSRLQELRQEKVERRNELDRELEELKARRKEHAATRDERTELERSLETTKTELADRTDRIDELESRREELLEEVEELESAVETDEEDEELLTAQKEVTQLELERDRLTRQRDALEDDIEKFESRLEEREQLEARREEINAELEELRTRIERVEREAIEAFNEHMETVVELLDYRNLARIWLEYRYPEGSDDASFELHVTRQTDDGTTYEDSVEHLSESEREVTGLVLALAGYLVHDVHEEMPFLLLDSLEAIDSGRIARLVEYLEEYASYIVVALLPEDASALDDGHQRIEEI, translated from the coding sequence ATGTCCTCAGATCAGGGTACGACCGCCGGCGTCGACATCGAGAAGATCGGTGGGATCGACGCCACGTCGGTCGAGTTCACGCCCGGCGTCACCGTCCTCGCGGGCCGAAACGCGACTAACCGAACCTCGTTTCTCCGATCGCTGATGGCCGCCCTCGGTAGCGAGCGGGTCTCGCTCAAGGGCGACGCCGACCAGGGGTCGGTCTCGCTCGATCTCGGCGGAGAGAGCTACACCCGCACGTTGACGCGCACGGACGGCGGCGTCGCGTTCGCCGGCGATCCCTACCTCGACGATCCGCAGCTCGCGGACCTGTTCGCGTTCCTGCTCGAGTCCAATCCGGCCCGGCGCGCCGTCGTCCGGGACGATGACCTCCGGGAGCTCATCCTCCGGCCGGTCGACGTCGACGCGATCGAGGCCCGGATCAGCCAGTTCCAGGCCGAGAAGCGCAGCATCGACGATCAGCTCTCGGAGCTCTCCGAGGCCGAACGCGAGCTGGGCTCGCTGGAGGAGGAGCACGCACGCGTCACCAACCGGCTCGAGACCGCCGAGGCGGATCTCGAAGAGGCACGCGAGTCGCTGACGACGGTCCAGCGCTCCGACTCCGAGGGGACGGGCTCGGACCGGCTCGACTCGCTTCGCGAGACCCAGTCCCAGCTCGAGGACGTCACCTACGACCTCGAGACCGAGGAGGAGAGCGTCTCCTCGCTGGAAGCTGAGCGGGAGGAGCTCGAAGCGGAGCTCGAGGAACTCTCGACCGTCGACGAGGACGAGCTCGACGACCTGGCCGGTGAGATCGAACGGGTCCGGGGCCGGAAACGCGAGCTCGAGGAGATCGTCTCCCAGCTCCAGACGGTCATCCAGTTCAACGAGCGGATCACCGACGAGGGGGTCACGGATCTCCTCGGCGAGGAGGAACGGGAAGGGACGCGGACGGAGGCCGACGGCGGGTCGGTGACCGATCAGCTGCTCGCGGACCAGTCGAACGAGGTGACCTGCTGGACCTGTGGCTCGGAGGTCGGCACCGAGGAGATCGAGTCGACCGTCTCGCGCCTCCAGGAGCTCCGCCAGGAGAAGGTCGAGCGGCGCAACGAACTCGATCGAGAACTCGAGGAGCTCAAAGCTCGACGCAAAGAACACGCCGCGACCAGGGACGAACGGACCGAACTCGAACGATCGCTTGAAACAACCAAGACGGAACTGGCGGATCGAACCGATCGGATCGATGAGCTCGAATCGCGACGGGAGGAGCTGCTCGAGGAGGTCGAGGAGCTGGAGTCGGCCGTCGAAACCGACGAAGAGGACGAGGAGCTCCTGACCGCCCAGAAGGAGGTCACGCAGCTCGAACTCGAGCGCGACCGGCTGACGCGCCAGCGCGACGCCCTCGAGGACGACATCGAGAAGTTCGAATCCCGCCTCGAGGAGCGCGAGCAGCTCGAGGCCCGCCGCGAGGAGATCAACGCGGAGCTCGAAGAGCTTCGGACGCGCATCGAGCGCGTCGAGCGCGAGGCGATCGAGGCGTTCAACGAGCATATGGAGACCGTCGTCGAGCTCCTCGATTACAGGAACCTCGCGCGGATCTGGCTGGAGTATCGCTACCCGGAGGGGAGCGACGACGCGAGCTTCGAGCTCCACGTGACCCGCCAGACGGACGACGGGACGACCTACGAGGACTCGGTCGAACACTTGAGCGAGAGCGAGCGCGAGGTGACCGGGCTGGTGCTCGCGCTGGCGGGCTATCTCGTCCACGACGTCCACGAGGAGATGCCGTTCCTCCTGCTCGACTCCCTGGAGGCGATCGACTCCGGGCGGATCGCACGGCTGGTCGAGTATCTCGAGGAGTACGCCTCCTACATCGTCGTCGCACTGCTCCCCGAGGACGCGAGCGCCCTCGACGACGGCCACCAGCGGATCGAGGAGATCTGA